The Lactobacillus sp. CBA3605 genome contains a region encoding:
- a CDS encoding histidine phosphatase family protein, with product MTTFYIVRHGQTTANAQDLKQGTINTAITHLNAVGERQAQALQARFDISFADRLIVSPLARTQATAAILNHGRDLPITLDERLLEISYGQWDGQKNAELKAQYPQYFDPALHDVLPSYIKVATAGESFDHVVQRVTDFLTTTAQTHPTEQIIVVTHGFTVKAMLLAILKPADPMSIPEPDNASVTKLTVVPAEDRAYVSYYNRQVGF from the coding sequence ATGACTACTTTCTATATTGTCCGGCATGGTCAAACGACTGCCAATGCTCAAGACTTAAAACAAGGGACGATTAATACCGCTATTACGCATTTAAATGCGGTTGGTGAGCGCCAAGCACAAGCACTACAAGCACGTTTTGACATTAGTTTTGCTGACCGCTTAATCGTGAGTCCGTTAGCTCGGACGCAAGCGACTGCCGCTATTCTAAATCATGGTCGTGATTTGCCGATCACACTCGATGAGCGCTTACTTGAAATCTCATATGGTCAATGGGATGGTCAAAAAAATGCCGAGCTAAAAGCGCAGTATCCCCAATATTTTGATCCCGCCTTACATGACGTCTTGCCAAGTTATATCAAGGTTGCAACGGCTGGAGAGTCGTTTGATCATGTGGTCCAACGAGTGACCGACTTCTTAACGACGACGGCACAAACCCATCCAACTGAGCAGATTATCGTGGTGACGCACGGGTTTACAGTGAAGGCGATGTTACTTGCTATCTTAAAACCGGCTGATCCGATGAGTATTCCTGAACCGGATAATGCCAGTGTGACGAAGTTGACCGTGGTGCCAGCGGAAGATCGCGCCTATGTGAGCTATTATAATCGGCAAGTTGGCTTTTAA
- a CDS encoding NADP-dependent oxidoreductase — MLAYGYRKFGGPAIFEAIEQPALEPTANQLVIETSAVNLNDIDRLDHLGTNPDTPLPLIPGHDVVGRVIKVGAAVTDMPLQTRVAAHTEHAYAEQVCVDADTVVTVPDNLTAAMAASLITPGITAYKTVRYFADVQAGQTVIVKGAAGGVGMLVVQLAQRLGAHVIAIASQRHADELAALGLDQFVAYDHQNPAHVLADRGDVIINVTLNGVDGKTDLAMAKFDATIVSVAKRLPASSKSIRFQSIHATNAISDQAALQMLFKLLSTDQLRTTIGTHLPFTLAGFTQGQALLAGTHDGRIVIEK, encoded by the coding sequence ATGCTTGCATATGGTTATCGCAAATTTGGGGGACCTGCCATTTTTGAAGCAATCGAACAGCCAGCTTTAGAACCAACCGCGAATCAGCTGGTCATTGAAACATCAGCGGTAAATTTAAATGATATTGATCGCCTTGATCATCTGGGAACTAACCCGGACACGCCATTACCACTCATTCCCGGCCATGATGTCGTTGGTCGCGTCATCAAAGTGGGGGCCGCTGTGACAGATATGCCGTTGCAGACCCGCGTAGCTGCGCATACAGAACATGCCTACGCTGAACAAGTCTGTGTAGATGCTGATACTGTGGTCACAGTGCCGGACAATTTAACAGCGGCAATGGCAGCTAGTCTGATTACACCGGGTATTACCGCTTATAAAACCGTTCGTTATTTTGCTGACGTTCAGGCCGGCCAAACCGTGATTGTCAAAGGCGCAGCCGGTGGCGTGGGAATGCTCGTCGTCCAATTGGCCCAGCGTCTAGGAGCCCACGTGATTGCCATTGCGAGTCAGCGCCATGCAGACGAACTTGCGGCCTTAGGTTTAGACCAGTTTGTGGCTTATGATCATCAAAATCCCGCCCATGTCTTAGCTGACCGGGGGGACGTGATTATCAACGTCACGCTCAATGGCGTAGATGGTAAGACCGATTTGGCGATGGCTAAATTTGATGCGACAATTGTTTCAGTCGCTAAACGGTTACCAGCTAGTAGTAAATCAATTCGTTTCCAATCCATTCACGCAACTAATGCCATTTCTGACCAGGCCGCGTTACAAATGTTATTCAAATTACTCAGTACTGATCAATTACGGACCACCATTGGGACCCACTTACCATTCACATTAGCAGGCTTCACTCAAGGCCAAGCATTATTAGCGGGAACCCATGATGGCCGGATTGTTATTGAAAAATAA
- a CDS encoding alpha-glucosidase, which translates to MQTAEIKWWQKAVVYQVYPRSFQDTNQDGIGDLPGVTAHLDYLKKLGVDVIWLNPIYRSPNDDNGYDISDYQKIASEFGTMADFETLLAAAHQRGLKIIMDLVVNHTSDEHPWFRQSRSSTTNAYRDFYFWRAGNGEAAPNNWDSAFGGSAWQYDQQTEAFYLHTFSTKQPDLNWENPTVRQAIYQMMTWWLEKGVDGFRMDVINQISKRPGLPDGPLKPNSAFGDSQLANGPRVHEFLQEMHQQVLAKFDVMTVGETHGVTPADALKYAGQDRRELDMVFEFDHLKLDNSQAGYGKWSTRKTPLVALKAVIEKWQVGLNGQAWNSLFWNNHDTPRVVSRFGNDTPQYRERSAKMLATCLHLLQGTPYIYQGEELGMTDAHFDHLSQYRDIETLHAYRDLVTANHQLTAPDMLARIAAKSRDNSRTPMQWNAHENAGFSTGTPWIEVNANYQTVNAAAALADPNSVWYYYQKLIALRHNYPLVTLGTFTLLLPTDPAVFMYQRHYQSQTWLVVCNFTAEQVTRSLTPYLTPQAQLMIGNYTDDQGDLLRPYEAKVYAV; encoded by the coding sequence ATGCAGACGGCAGAAATTAAATGGTGGCAAAAAGCCGTAGTTTACCAAGTTTATCCGCGGAGTTTTCAAGATACAAATCAGGATGGTATTGGCGATTTACCCGGTGTCACCGCTCATTTAGATTATTTGAAAAAATTAGGGGTCGATGTAATCTGGTTGAATCCAATTTATCGGTCACCAAATGACGATAATGGCTATGATATTAGTGATTATCAAAAAATTGCGTCAGAATTTGGCACGATGGCAGATTTTGAGACCTTGTTAGCTGCTGCGCATCAGCGGGGCCTCAAAATTATCATGGATTTAGTGGTTAACCATACGTCAGATGAACATCCGTGGTTTCGCCAGAGTCGCTCAAGTACGACCAATGCTTATCGTGATTTTTACTTTTGGCGTGCTGGCAATGGTGAAGCCGCACCTAATAACTGGGATTCGGCCTTTGGTGGTTCCGCTTGGCAGTATGATCAGCAGACGGAAGCCTTCTATTTGCATACTTTCTCAACGAAACAACCAGATTTGAATTGGGAAAATCCAACGGTGCGTCAAGCCATTTATCAGATGATGACGTGGTGGCTGGAGAAGGGCGTTGATGGGTTTCGCATGGACGTTATTAATCAGATTTCCAAGCGACCGGGCTTACCGGATGGGCCTTTGAAACCGAATAGTGCTTTTGGCGATTCTCAACTAGCCAATGGTCCGCGAGTGCATGAATTTTTGCAAGAAATGCACCAGCAGGTGTTGGCAAAGTTCGATGTGATGACCGTCGGTGAAACCCATGGGGTGACCCCGGCAGATGCGCTTAAATATGCGGGGCAAGACCGACGTGAATTGGATATGGTTTTTGAATTTGACCATCTTAAATTGGACAACAGTCAGGCTGGTTACGGCAAGTGGAGTACCCGCAAAACGCCACTGGTAGCTTTGAAAGCGGTGATTGAAAAATGGCAAGTCGGGTTAAATGGTCAGGCTTGGAATAGTTTGTTTTGGAATAATCATGATACCCCCCGCGTTGTCTCACGGTTTGGTAATGATACCCCGCAGTATCGTGAACGGTCGGCTAAAATGTTAGCGACCTGTTTACATCTGTTACAAGGGACCCCGTATATTTATCAGGGAGAGGAACTTGGCATGACGGATGCACATTTTGACCACCTCAGTCAGTATCGAGATATTGAAACGTTACATGCGTATCGTGACCTAGTCACAGCTAACCATCAGTTAACTGCACCAGATATGTTGGCCCGGATTGCAGCTAAGTCACGTGATAATTCACGAACCCCAATGCAATGGAATGCCCATGAAAATGCGGGCTTTAGTACTGGCACACCGTGGATTGAGGTCAATGCCAATTACCAAACAGTGAACGCGGCTGCGGCATTAGCTGATCCTAATTCAGTCTGGTATTATTATCAAAAATTAATTGCGTTACGCCACAATTATCCGCTGGTCACCTTGGGGACCTTTACCTTATTGTTACCGACTGATCCAGCAGTATTTATGTATCAACGCCACTATCAATCGCAAACTTGGTTAGTTGTTTGCAACTTTACCGCCGAGCAGGTCACGCGCTCGTTGACGCCATATTTGACACCACAAGCACAGCTGATGATTGGCAATTATACGGATGATCAGGGCGATTTATTGCGGCCTTATGAAGCTAAGGTCTACGCCGTTTAA
- a CDS encoding peptide ABC transporter substrate-binding protein, whose amino-acid sequence MKWQKITAALAVTATIGLLLAGCGKTNSSSSNSQSTGKLASSQVLNWSENGQDLSTLDPSLAVDVISGTMISNSQEGLYRIGNDSKITPGIATATKISKDKLTYTFTLRKNAHWSNGDQVTAQDFVYGWRRSVDPKTASQYAYLYSGIKNADKITSGKAKPTTLGIKADGKYQLTVTLEKPIEYFKLLMGFDVFFPQNENAVKKYGKAYGTSSSKMVYDGPFKMTGWEGTNATWTLVKNDQYWDKKNVHLTKIHDQVIKSTTTAFNLFQSGKLDMATLSGQQVKNEKNNNKLVIRKSSRLNYLEFNQKKVKALANTKLRQAMSLTLNRKQLVNNVLGDGSVTPKGFVTAGLAKDPTTGKDFATENTVNSSVTQDNAKAKKLWREGLAAVGKKSLTLTLTHDDTDQMKALSEYVQGQLEKELPGLKITSITVPYKTRIARETAGNFQLVLSAWQADFSDPISDLGIMTSTNDYNFGKWANSDYDAAITTAANTTNSKTRWAALAKAEKIIGTDQGVAPLSQNVIAQMVNPKLKGLIYNTAGINYNFKSAYMAK is encoded by the coding sequence ATGAAATGGCAAAAAATCACTGCGGCACTTGCCGTCACTGCCACCATCGGGCTATTATTAGCCGGTTGCGGCAAAACCAACTCGTCCAGTAGTAACAGTCAATCAACTGGCAAACTAGCCAGTTCACAAGTTTTAAATTGGTCTGAAAATGGCCAAGATTTATCCACACTAGATCCATCACTAGCAGTCGACGTCATTAGTGGCACCATGATTAGTAACTCACAAGAAGGCCTTTATCGCATTGGCAATGATAGTAAAATCACGCCGGGCATTGCGACTGCCACCAAGATTTCTAAAGATAAGTTAACCTATACCTTTACGTTACGTAAAAATGCCCATTGGAGTAACGGCGACCAAGTCACGGCGCAAGACTTCGTTTATGGTTGGCGCCGGAGTGTCGATCCCAAGACGGCCTCACAATACGCTTACCTCTACTCCGGCATTAAAAATGCCGATAAAATCACCAGTGGCAAAGCAAAGCCCACAACTTTAGGGATTAAAGCTGATGGTAAGTACCAGTTAACTGTCACGTTAGAAAAACCCATTGAGTATTTCAAGCTATTGATGGGCTTTGATGTTTTCTTCCCCCAAAACGAAAATGCCGTTAAAAAATATGGTAAAGCCTATGGGACCAGCTCTAGTAAAATGGTCTACGATGGGCCGTTTAAAATGACTGGTTGGGAAGGGACCAACGCTACTTGGACCTTAGTTAAAAACGACCAATACTGGGACAAAAAGAATGTCCACCTAACCAAGATTCATGATCAAGTCATCAAATCAACCACGACCGCCTTTAACTTGTTCCAGAGCGGTAAGCTTGATATGGCAACCTTATCTGGTCAACAAGTTAAAAACGAAAAGAACAACAATAAGTTAGTTATTCGCAAATCTTCCCGCCTAAATTACTTGGAATTCAATCAAAAGAAAGTTAAGGCCTTAGCCAACACTAAGTTGCGTCAAGCCATGTCCTTAACGCTCAACCGGAAACAGCTCGTCAATAATGTTTTAGGTGACGGTTCGGTCACGCCAAAGGGCTTTGTGACCGCCGGCTTAGCGAAAGATCCAACCACTGGCAAAGACTTCGCCACGGAAAATACTGTTAACAGTTCAGTGACCCAAGACAATGCCAAGGCCAAAAAGCTCTGGCGTGAAGGCTTGGCAGCGGTTGGCAAAAAGAGCTTAACATTGACTTTAACGCATGATGATACTGATCAGATGAAAGCTCTATCAGAATATGTTCAAGGCCAATTAGAAAAAGAATTGCCAGGCCTAAAAATCACGAGCATCACCGTTCCTTATAAGACACGGATTGCTCGAGAAACTGCCGGGAACTTCCAATTGGTACTATCCGCATGGCAAGCTGATTTCTCCGATCCAATTTCAGATTTAGGTATCATGACCTCAACGAACGATTACAACTTCGGTAAATGGGCCAACTCAGATTACGATGCCGCAATTACGACTGCCGCTAATACGACCAACAGCAAAACTCGTTGGGCGGCTTTAGCCAAAGCTGAAAAGATTATCGGGACTGACCAAGGCGTCGCCCCACTTTCACAAAACGTCATCGCCCAGATGGTTAATCCAAAGCTAAAAGGTTTAATTTACAATACTGCGGGCATTAACTATAATTTCAAGTCCGCTTACATGGCTAAATAA
- a CDS encoding phosphoglycerate dehydrogenase, whose protein sequence is MYQIKTYNAIAQAGLDRFTSDYQLNQTDDPDAYLIRSVDLTHQPLPATLKVIARAGAGVNNIPIAAATKNGTAVFNTPGSNANAVKELVIALLIVASRNLIEAANYSARHTEADVSQRTEHDKTKFNGTELYGKTLAVVGLGHVGVLVANAALALGMNVVGYDPYLSANAAWNISKQVQRAATLPMAVKDADYVTVHVPKSAATLNLIGAPELAAMPAKVQLFNYARSGIVDNSAVLAAIKTGQVAHYYTDFGEPSLANQAQVTVTPHIGGSTIEAEVNGATAAAQAIMTYLETGNVQDAINLPNLSVPFNAANRFTIIHQNVPNMVSQITATLAAAGLNIASMANAAKQQTAYTIIDIDALDHTRSQHLITTLNQIPAVDRVRLLKRPY, encoded by the coding sequence ATGTATCAAATTAAAACTTATAACGCGATTGCCCAAGCCGGCTTAGACCGGTTTACCAGCGATTACCAACTCAACCAAACCGATGATCCTGATGCTTATCTCATTCGCTCAGTCGACCTCACGCACCAACCCCTACCAGCAACACTCAAAGTGATTGCCCGCGCCGGAGCTGGCGTCAATAATATTCCCATCGCCGCCGCTACTAAAAATGGGACGGCGGTTTTCAACACACCTGGCAGTAACGCCAATGCGGTTAAAGAACTCGTCATTGCGCTCTTAATTGTGGCCTCACGGAACTTAATCGAAGCCGCTAATTATTCAGCCCGCCACACTGAAGCAGACGTCTCGCAACGCACCGAACATGACAAAACCAAATTCAACGGTACCGAATTATACGGCAAGACGCTCGCCGTCGTTGGTCTGGGACATGTCGGGGTCTTAGTGGCGAACGCGGCCCTCGCCCTCGGGATGAACGTTGTCGGCTACGATCCGTACCTGTCAGCCAACGCTGCCTGGAATATTTCCAAACAAGTCCAGCGCGCCGCTACCTTACCGATGGCCGTTAAAGATGCAGATTATGTCACCGTTCATGTCCCTAAAAGTGCGGCAACTTTAAACTTAATTGGCGCCCCTGAATTGGCTGCAATGCCAGCCAAGGTCCAATTATTCAATTACGCGCGCAGTGGAATTGTGGATAATAGTGCCGTTTTAGCAGCCATCAAGACTGGCCAAGTGGCCCACTATTACACTGACTTTGGTGAACCGAGCTTGGCTAACCAAGCCCAGGTCACCGTCACTCCCCACATCGGCGGATCGACCATCGAGGCCGAAGTTAACGGGGCCACCGCAGCCGCCCAAGCCATCATGACTTACCTTGAAACGGGCAATGTTCAAGATGCCATTAACTTACCCAACCTAAGCGTGCCATTTAATGCCGCCAATCGATTCACTATCATTCATCAAAACGTGCCCAATATGGTTAGTCAAATCACCGCAACACTAGCAGCAGCAGGGCTCAATATCGCGTCAATGGCGAACGCTGCTAAGCAGCAAACCGCCTACACCATCATTGATATTGATGCGCTTGACCATACCCGTAGTCAGCACTTAATCACGACACTCAACCAAATTCCGGCTGTTGATCGCGTCCGGCTACTTAAACGACCTTACTAA
- the nhaC gene encoding Na+/H+ antiporter NhaC — protein MQPNSHWRPVRLPAALLILLLMLTIMGLGVIKFGLSPQTPVILVIALLILWAKTRGATWEEIHAGIVDGITTGIIPIFIFLLIGALISVWIAAGIIPSMMVFGFHLISAQWFVPSVFLVCAIIGTSIGSAFTIISTIGIALFGIGTTMGINPALIAGAIISGAIFGDKTSPLSDSTNLAAAIAESDLFNHIRNLMWSTIPAFVVSLGLYTILGLGAATGSQLGKIQTTLAVLNQNFTISWWASLPLLLMLGCALRKIPAIPTLLLNIGLAIVMLFIEQPHTPLTKVAGMIETGFVAKTGNAGVDQLLSRGGISAMMGTVSLILLTLALGGLLMKFNLVQTAMVPLAKRLHGTGATVTATILAGIGVNLFVGEQYLSVILPGKAFKKTFNDRGLANLALSRVLEDGGTVINYLIPWGVAGAFAANTLGVSTLAYLPFCFFSLLSPLFSILSGFTGWGLKRQPKKTVAE, from the coding sequence ATGCAACCTAATTCTCATTGGCGGCCGGTTCGTTTACCCGCCGCGCTACTTATTTTATTACTCATGTTAACGATTATGGGGCTAGGCGTCATCAAGTTCGGGCTTTCTCCACAGACCCCCGTCATTTTAGTTATCGCATTACTGATTCTCTGGGCCAAAACTCGCGGGGCAACCTGGGAAGAGATTCATGCCGGCATTGTAGATGGCATTACCACTGGTATCATTCCAATCTTTATCTTTCTGTTGATCGGTGCCTTAATCAGTGTTTGGATTGCGGCCGGTATTATTCCATCCATGATGGTCTTCGGCTTCCATCTGATTTCCGCACAATGGTTCGTGCCCTCGGTCTTCTTAGTTTGTGCCATTATCGGGACTTCAATTGGGAGTGCTTTTACCATTATTTCGACGATTGGGATTGCGCTATTCGGGATTGGGACCACTATGGGGATTAACCCGGCCTTAATTGCCGGTGCCATCATTTCCGGTGCTATTTTTGGAGACAAGACGTCACCACTATCTGATTCAACAAATTTAGCCGCTGCCATCGCTGAAAGTGATCTCTTTAACCATATTCGAAACTTAATGTGGTCCACGATTCCCGCTTTCGTCGTTTCGCTTGGCCTATACACCATTCTCGGTTTAGGGGCCGCCACAGGTAGCCAGTTGGGAAAAATCCAAACAACTTTGGCCGTGCTAAATCAAAATTTCACCATTAGTTGGTGGGCAAGCTTACCACTGTTACTCATGTTAGGCTGTGCGTTACGCAAAATTCCCGCCATTCCGACCCTCTTATTGAATATTGGTCTGGCCATCGTAATGTTGTTTATTGAACAGCCCCACACGCCATTAACCAAAGTTGCCGGCATGATTGAAACAGGGTTCGTGGCAAAAACCGGCAATGCGGGTGTCGATCAGTTACTGTCCCGGGGTGGTATCAGCGCAATGATGGGCACCGTTTCGTTAATATTGTTGACCCTAGCGTTAGGCGGTTTGCTCATGAAATTCAACCTCGTGCAAACTGCCATGGTGCCCCTCGCCAAGCGCCTCCATGGCACCGGCGCCACTGTCACCGCAACAATTCTAGCGGGTATCGGTGTCAATCTCTTTGTTGGTGAACAGTACCTCTCCGTTATTCTGCCAGGGAAAGCTTTCAAAAAAACTTTTAATGACCGCGGCTTAGCTAATCTCGCCTTGAGCCGAGTCCTAGAAGATGGCGGAACCGTCATTAACTACCTCATTCCTTGGGGCGTTGCGGGCGCCTTCGCAGCCAATACATTAGGCGTGAGCACGCTGGCTTACCTCCCATTTTGCTTCTTCAGCTTATTGTCGCCGCTCTTCTCCATTCTAAGTGGTTTCACTGGTTGGGGGCTCAAGCGTCAGCCTAAAAAAACAGTTGCCGAGTGA
- the serC gene encoding 3-phosphoserine/phosphohydroxythreonine transaminase produces the protein MPIYNFSAGPAVMPQSVIAQIQAELPSFQGSHMSIMELSHRSQLFDQVITDAEADLRTLMQIPDNYRVLFFQGGGTLQFTAAPLNLAIQHHHIGLLDSGHWASRAADEATRVHTKVDILGSSAATHFTTLPTLNQPVATDLDYVHVTTNNTIEGTAYTTLPVTGTVPLVADMSSNFLGQIYNVADFGMIFAGAQKNLGPAGLTLVIVRDDLIGHAKHLPSMLDYQLFATKRSMFNTPPVMAIYAAGLVLKWLKTQGGVAVMAQRNRQKAALLYDFLDQSTLFNNPVAPADRSLMNVPFKTVSPALDTQVIAGATQNGLLNLKGHRLLGGMRASFYNAMPIAGVQALVDYLATFEATHKGVQSNVSN, from the coding sequence ATGCCAATTTATAATTTTTCCGCCGGTCCGGCCGTCATGCCGCAATCAGTGATTGCTCAGATTCAAGCTGAATTACCATCATTTCAAGGATCGCACATGAGTATCATGGAACTTTCACACCGCTCCCAGTTATTTGACCAGGTTATCACTGATGCTGAAGCTGATTTACGGACGCTGATGCAAATTCCTGATAATTATCGCGTGCTCTTCTTTCAAGGTGGTGGCACCTTACAATTCACCGCCGCACCGTTAAATTTAGCGATTCAACATCATCATATCGGTCTCCTCGATAGTGGTCATTGGGCGAGTCGGGCTGCGGATGAAGCCACGCGCGTCCACACTAAAGTCGATATTTTGGGTAGCAGTGCGGCGACTCACTTCACCACCTTACCGACCCTCAATCAGCCGGTCGCAACTGACTTAGACTATGTCCATGTCACAACTAATAACACGATTGAAGGCACAGCCTATACCACTTTACCTGTCACAGGGACCGTCCCCTTAGTCGCCGACATGTCGTCTAACTTTTTAGGCCAGATTTACAACGTCGCCGACTTTGGGATGATTTTTGCCGGTGCTCAAAAAAATCTCGGTCCAGCTGGCTTAACCTTAGTCATTGTTCGTGATGACTTAATTGGGCACGCAAAACACCTGCCCAGCATGCTTGACTATCAGCTCTTTGCAACCAAACGGTCGATGTTCAATACCCCGCCAGTCATGGCCATTTATGCCGCTGGACTAGTCTTGAAATGGCTCAAAACACAAGGTGGCGTCGCCGTCATGGCCCAACGTAACCGCCAAAAAGCGGCTTTATTATATGACTTTTTGGATCAATCCACGTTGTTTAATAATCCCGTCGCCCCCGCTGACCGGTCACTGATGAACGTCCCTTTTAAGACGGTTAGTCCAGCCTTAGATACGCAAGTGATTGCCGGTGCTACTCAAAATGGCTTATTGAATTTAAAAGGTCATCGCTTATTAGGCGGCATGCGTGCTAGTTTTTATAACGCTATGCCAATCGCTGGTGTGCAAGCACTCGTTGATTATCTCGCCACTTTTGAAGCCACTCATAAAGGAGTTCAGTCAAATGTATCAAATTAA
- a CDS encoding helix-turn-helix transcriptional regulator yields the protein MNIELFIARRKALGLSQKALSAGICTQATLSKFENNGKAPAIRIVAQLCQRLQLQLEDVFPTERVADAAVLTELEKVEFDLITSDYADAEIRLKKIADLPRHDQETKLQYYYLNGYVAALNHHPISDVLFNFDQIITDLDEQHALIYTQLAYCGSGIAYQYNHELNKAQYYFEKVRHALPNLALTTTASVWRVINLAFHTGAFYAELGETDQSEKLLAYAIKICAQFHVTFYVARVKFLQAQLSSDPAKTALLLNDAAAFARINNNQQLLKKIATYAKVR from the coding sequence ATGAACATTGAATTATTTATTGCCCGTCGCAAGGCTTTAGGCTTATCACAAAAAGCCCTATCTGCGGGAATCTGTACCCAAGCAACCTTAAGCAAATTTGAAAATAACGGCAAGGCCCCAGCAATTCGGATTGTCGCACAACTTTGTCAGCGCCTCCAATTACAACTAGAAGACGTTTTCCCAACGGAACGGGTCGCAGATGCGGCTGTCTTAACGGAACTCGAAAAAGTTGAATTTGATTTAATTACCAGTGACTACGCCGACGCCGAAATACGGCTCAAAAAAATTGCCGACCTGCCCCGCCACGATCAAGAAACCAAGCTACAATATTACTATTTAAACGGCTATGTTGCCGCCCTTAATCACCATCCCATTAGTGATGTCTTATTTAATTTTGACCAAATCATCACCGATTTAGATGAACAGCATGCCCTCATTTATACTCAGCTCGCTTATTGTGGCAGCGGGATTGCCTACCAATATAATCATGAACTAAATAAGGCTCAGTATTACTTTGAAAAAGTTCGTCATGCTTTGCCAAATCTCGCTTTAACAACGACGGCCAGTGTCTGGCGCGTGATTAATTTAGCCTTTCACACGGGCGCCTTTTACGCTGAATTAGGCGAAACCGACCAGAGTGAGAAGCTGCTTGCGTACGCTATCAAGATTTGTGCCCAATTCCACGTCACTTTTTATGTTGCTCGTGTTAAATTTTTACAGGCGCAATTAAGCTCAGATCCAGCCAAGACTGCATTACTCTTAAATGACGCTGCCGCCTTTGCAAGAATCAACAATAATCAACAATTACTTAAGAAAATTGCAACTTATGCAAAAGTTCGTTAA
- a CDS encoding LysR family transcriptional regulator produces the protein MNIKDLYYFQRLISTQSYTQTAADFHVSQPTISQAIKRLERHFQVTLFFRQAKTKALVLTPSGQQLLLAANDITSNWQHVNESISHLRQHTLRLGVEPAIGEHYLPALTRPIIEKDLLDSVHTVEMGANQLVKQVLAGQLDLAISGNLDQTLDERLAVTPLRPFEFKILSHPDHPFAQLEHPTFKDALQYPFVILNATYLNKLVFHQLTEQLSIEPQVLFESDNSNLISGLVRENMALGFVSDITTAPIDGLVKLPINDVQIPSVHINLIRRSHQFPIGLFKEVMDIVEQTFNADQG, from the coding sequence ATGAACATTAAGGATCTGTATTACTTTCAGCGTTTGATTAGTACCCAGAGTTATACCCAAACGGCCGCCGACTTTCATGTTAGTCAGCCAACAATTTCTCAGGCTATCAAACGTCTTGAACGTCATTTCCAAGTGACACTCTTTTTTCGCCAAGCCAAGACTAAAGCCCTGGTCTTAACGCCCAGCGGTCAACAACTCTTATTAGCCGCTAATGATATTACATCTAACTGGCAACACGTAAACGAATCCATTAGTCACTTGCGTCAGCACACGTTGCGGCTCGGTGTTGAACCGGCCATTGGTGAACATTATTTGCCAGCCTTAACCAGACCGATTATTGAAAAAGACTTATTGGATAGTGTCCACACCGTTGAAATGGGTGCTAACCAATTAGTCAAACAAGTCTTAGCTGGTCAGCTTGACTTAGCAATTAGTGGGAATCTCGACCAAACACTCGATGAACGCTTAGCGGTAACGCCCTTGCGACCATTTGAGTTTAAAATTTTGAGTCACCCTGATCACCCATTTGCACAATTAGAACATCCTACTTTCAAGGATGCTTTACAGTACCCGTTCGTAATTTTAAATGCCACTTACCTAAACAAACTTGTCTTCCACCAATTGACAGAACAATTATCAATTGAACCGCAAGTTCTATTTGAGTCGGATAATAGTAATTTAATCAGCGGTTTAGTCCGTGAAAACATGGCGTTAGGCTTTGTTTCAGACATTACCACGGCACCCATTGATGGCTTAGTTAAATTACCCATTAACGATGTTCAAATTCCAAGCGTGCATATCAATTTAATTCGCCGGTCCCACCAATTTCCAATCGGCTTGTTCAAAGAAGTCATGGATATCGTGGAACAAACCTTTAATGCGGATCAAGGCTAA